From Synergistaceae bacterium, the proteins below share one genomic window:
- the mutY gene encoding A/G-specific adenine glycosylase: MRSEPSALLLRWFAQNARPLPWRKNYDPYEVTVSEFMLQQTQVDTVLPYFERWMRRFPDLKALAAADEAEVVKLWEGLGYYSRARNLLKAAKAMVEEGYREPPEDVEKLLSYPGFGPYTAGAVASIGRNRPVAAVDGNVERVTARFCNLEDPAGSPGLKKTVTKIVLELIPKGEARAFNQALMELGALVCLPKNPKCDECPWKKLCIARQLGVQALRPLPKRRPETLKTDAWAVLCLWKGACLLRKRPAKGLWANMWEIPWFARRTENSRSDIADWARGEGFECFSFDERGSVRFSFTRHQVNAWFVVCSLKGISPLLKAKIKTEEWGLFSVEEMASLTLPSPSRKCLSLLETTRYTW; this comes from the coding sequence ATGCGTTCGGAGCCTTCCGCGCTTTTGCTCCGGTGGTTTGCGCAAAATGCGCGGCCCCTTCCCTGGAGAAAAAATTACGATCCCTATGAAGTGACCGTTTCGGAGTTTATGCTTCAACAAACCCAGGTGGACACGGTTCTGCCCTATTTTGAGCGATGGATGCGGCGTTTTCCCGATTTGAAGGCCCTTGCCGCGGCGGATGAGGCGGAGGTCGTAAAGCTGTGGGAGGGACTGGGGTACTATTCCCGGGCGCGAAACCTGCTGAAAGCCGCAAAAGCCATGGTCGAAGAGGGATACCGCGAGCCTCCGGAAGATGTGGAAAAACTTTTGAGCTACCCGGGGTTTGGCCCCTATACCGCAGGAGCTGTGGCCAGTATCGGGAGAAATCGTCCGGTTGCGGCGGTGGATGGAAATGTCGAGCGGGTGACGGCCCGATTTTGCAATCTGGAGGACCCCGCGGGCAGTCCCGGCCTGAAAAAGACGGTGACGAAAATCGTTCTGGAGCTGATTCCAAAAGGAGAGGCCAGAGCCTTCAATCAGGCGCTGATGGAGTTGGGCGCGCTGGTTTGCCTTCCCAAAAATCCGAAATGTGACGAGTGTCCCTGGAAAAAACTCTGTATCGCACGGCAGCTTGGAGTTCAGGCTCTGCGCCCCCTTCCGAAGCGACGGCCCGAAACCCTGAAAACAGACGCCTGGGCGGTACTGTGTTTGTGGAAGGGGGCCTGTCTGCTTCGAAAGCGCCCGGCGAAGGGATTGTGGGCCAATATGTGGGAGATTCCCTGGTTTGCCCGTCGCACGGAAAATTCCCGCTCAGATATTGCCGACTGGGCGCGAGGGGAGGGATTTGAGTGTTTTTCCTTCGACGAGAGAGGTTCCGTTCGTTTTTCCTTCACCCGCCATCAGGTGAACGCGTGGTTTGTGGTCTGTTCACTGAAGGGGATTTCTCCCCTGCTGAAGGCAAAAATCAAAACGGAAGAGTGGGGGCTGTTTTCCGTGGAGGAAATGGCTTCCCTGACTCTTCCGTCTCCCAGCCGCAAATGTTTGTCCCTTCTGGAAACGACGCGTTATACCTGGTGA